One window of Kiritimatiellia bacterium genomic DNA carries:
- a CDS encoding division/cell wall cluster transcriptional repressor MraZ — protein sequence MLGKGVFVNTYTHYLDSKRRLTIPAVWRELVGVPRRLFVLQGVNDQCLCVYPARELIRRMERLRNLSIADEQGRQFARALASRAELVPWDSQGRIRIKDDLMAFAGIENEVVMAGTFDVFELWSPERWKEKTGPSDPVRMREAARYVGF from the coding sequence ATGCTGGGCAAAGGCGTCTTCGTCAATACCTATACCCATTACCTTGACTCGAAGCGGCGGTTGACCATCCCTGCAGTTTGGCGCGAGTTGGTGGGCGTACCGAGGCGGCTGTTTGTTCTCCAAGGTGTCAACGACCAGTGCCTGTGCGTTTACCCCGCCCGTGAGTTGATTCGCCGCATGGAAAGACTCCGCAATCTGTCCATTGCCGACGAACAAGGCAGACAATTCGCCCGGGCGCTCGCCTCTCGCGCTGAACTGGTTCCCTGGGACTCCCAGGGACGCATTCGTATCAAGGATGACTTGATGGCTTTTGCCGGTATCGAGAACGAGGTGGTGATGGCCGGCACGTTCGACGTGTTCGAATTATGGAGCCCGGAACGATGGAAAGAGAAGACAGGACCCAGCGACCCGGTGCGGATGCGCGAGGCCGCCCGCTACGTCGGTTTCTAG